The following are encoded together in the Bacteroidota bacterium genome:
- a CDS encoding 6-carboxytetrahydropterin synthase, which produces MMLILISGAVRTIHNVTKIFLPLRKLTAMVYLTRREHFNAAHRLFRPDYSDEKNLEVFGKCSNPNWHGHNYTLFVTVKGPVDAGTGFVMNLHRLSEIIHERVLQHMDHKNINIEVPFMNGRLASAENIAIAIWEQLETDVKNENAILHCVKLEETENNSVEYYGTQNTVLQVN; this is translated from the coding sequence ATGATGCTGATTCTTATCAGCGGAGCAGTACGCACAATACATAATGTAACGAAAATATTTTTACCTTTACGAAAATTAACAGCCATGGTGTATCTCACCCGCAGGGAACATTTCAATGCCGCACACCGTCTTTTTCGTCCCGATTATTCGGATGAAAAAAATCTTGAAGTGTTTGGCAAATGCTCTAATCCAAACTGGCATGGCCACAATTATACCCTTTTTGTTACCGTAAAAGGTCCGGTTGATGCGGGTACGGGTTTCGTAATGAACCTGCACCGCCTGAGTGAGATTATTCATGAGCGCGTACTTCAACACATGGATCATAAAAATATCAATATTGAAGTGCCGTTTATGAACGGTCGCTTGGCTTCCGCCGAAAACATCGCTATTGCAATCTGGGAACAACTTGAAACCGATGTGAAAAATGAAAATGCCATACTTCACTGTGTGAAGCTTGAGGAAACCGAGAACAACAGTGTGGAATATTACGGAACACAGAACACAGTTTTGCAAGTAAATTAA